From a region of the Acinetobacter larvae genome:
- a CDS encoding amino acid permease produces the protein MTDSTTHLKRGLKNRHIQLIAMGGAIGTGLFLGSAHVIQTAGPSIILGYAIGGFIAFLIMRQLGEMIVHQPVAGSLSYFSDRYWNPFAGFLAGWNYWILYILVAMTELTAIAKYIQYWLPDLPTWITVLFFFVLVTIINFANVKLYGESEFWLAIIKVVAVLAMIAFGLYLLITAGPTSSASISNLWQHGGFFPNGFSGLFYMLAFLMFAFGGIELIGMTAAEAENPEKTIPQAINQVVWRILVFYIGSLTILLSLVPWNQLELGGLEKSPFVFIFSQLGIHWAAHLLNFIILTAALSVYNSCMYANSRMLYGLAQQGNAPKIFKQLNRQGAPFAAVLFSSVLIFGCVLLNYFVPENALSLLMYVSVTGLILNWALITITHLKFKRQIKQQQINSKFPALWSPLSNYIILLFIALILYIMWTQGFALSVKLLPIWIMLVYLVYLVLQANKRRP, from the coding sequence GTGACTGACAGTACAACACATTTAAAACGTGGTTTGAAAAATCGCCACATTCAACTCATCGCCATGGGCGGCGCTATTGGCACTGGATTATTTCTAGGCTCAGCACATGTCATTCAAACTGCTGGACCTTCGATTATTTTAGGCTATGCGATTGGTGGTTTCATTGCATTTTTAATCATGCGCCAACTGGGAGAAATGATTGTCCACCAACCCGTTGCTGGATCATTAAGCTATTTTTCTGATCGTTATTGGAACCCCTTTGCTGGCTTCTTAGCCGGTTGGAATTACTGGATCTTATATATTTTAGTCGCCATGACGGAGCTTACCGCGATTGCCAAATATATACAGTATTGGCTCCCCGACCTACCGACATGGATTACTGTATTATTTTTCTTCGTTTTGGTGACGATTATTAATTTCGCCAATGTCAAACTTTATGGTGAATCTGAGTTTTGGCTAGCGATTATCAAAGTCGTTGCTGTCTTAGCCATGATTGCCTTTGGCTTATATCTACTGATCACAGCTGGTCCCACAAGCAGCGCCAGTATCAGTAACCTATGGCAGCACGGTGGCTTCTTCCCCAATGGTTTTAGCGGTCTGTTTTATATGCTGGCATTTTTAATGTTCGCCTTTGGCGGTATTGAACTGATTGGTATGACAGCAGCTGAAGCAGAAAATCCAGAAAAAACGATTCCTCAAGCAATTAATCAAGTGGTTTGGCGCATTCTAGTATTTTATATAGGTTCCCTCACCATTTTATTATCACTTGTACCTTGGAACCAATTAGAACTTGGTGGTTTAGAAAAAAGCCCTTTTGTTTTTATTTTTAGTCAACTCGGTATTCATTGGGCTGCGCATTTACTCAATTTCATTATTTTAACTGCTGCCCTGTCTGTTTATAACAGTTGTATGTATGCCAATAGCCGTATGCTTTATGGCTTAGCACAACAAGGCAATGCTCCGAAAATATTTAAACAATTAAACCGTCAAGGCGCACCTTTTGCAGCAGTTTTATTTTCTTCAGTCCTCATATTTGGCTGTGTGTTACTCAATTACTTTGTCCCTGAGAATGCATTGAGTTTACTCATGTATGTCTCTGTCACGGGTCTAATCTTGAATTGGGCATTAATCACCATTACTCACTTAAAATTTAAACGCCAAATCAAACAGCAACAGATAAACAGCAAATTTCCTGCGCTTTGGTCACCACTGAGTAATTATATTATTTTATTATTCATTGCACTTATTTTGTATATTATGTGGACACAAGGCTTTGCTTTATCTGTAAAACTTTTACCCATTTGGATTATGCTGGTTTATCTAGTGTATTTAGTCTTACAAGCCAATAAACGCCGCCCTTAA
- a CDS encoding amino acid permease: MSNDTEQLHRGLKNRHIQLIAMGGAIGTGLFLGSATIIQNAGPSIILGYAIGGFIAFLILRQLGEMIVHEPVAGSFAHFANKYWGKFPGLLSGWNYWLMFILVAMTELTAVAKYIQYWWPQIPSWISVLVFFIAITCVNLANVKTYGESEFWLSIIKVVAIVSMILFGLYLLVDPAPGSGVSITNLWEHGGFFPNGFGGLFFMMAFLMFSFGGIELIGMTAAEVQNPKKVMPKAINQVVWRILVFYIVSLTIILSLVPWNQLQLGDLDKSPFVMIFSQLGIDWAANLLNFIILTAALSVYNSGMYVNSRMLYSLAQQGHAPKIFAKVNKRSVPIPAVLFSALLIFGCVLLNYFVPEKALSHLMYVVVATLVLNWALIALTHLKFIQYNKKHQVQTNFRALFSPLSNYIVLAFIVMLLVIMWIMGFQESVALIPVWIALMAVIYWFMQRHNKKST; encoded by the coding sequence TTGAGCAACGATACAGAACAATTACATCGTGGATTGAAAAATCGCCACATCCAACTCATCGCCATGGGCGGCGCCATCGGAACCGGTTTATTTCTCGGCTCTGCAACGATTATCCAAAATGCTGGACCTTCTATTATTTTAGGCTATGCCATTGGTGGTTTTATTGCCTTTCTCATTTTACGCCAACTCGGTGAAATGATTGTACATGAGCCTGTTGCAGGTTCTTTTGCACATTTTGCCAATAAATATTGGGGTAAATTCCCAGGTTTACTCTCTGGCTGGAATTATTGGCTAATGTTTATTTTAGTGGCGATGACTGAACTGACTGCCGTCGCCAAATATATTCAGTACTGGTGGCCACAAATTCCCTCGTGGATTTCGGTATTGGTCTTTTTTATTGCCATTACTTGCGTCAACCTTGCCAATGTAAAAACCTACGGTGAATCTGAATTTTGGCTCTCGATTATTAAAGTCGTTGCCATTGTTTCCATGATTTTATTTGGTCTGTATTTATTGGTTGATCCAGCACCCGGCTCAGGTGTAAGCATCACCAATTTATGGGAACATGGCGGCTTCTTCCCCAATGGCTTTGGTGGGCTATTCTTTATGATGGCATTTTTAATGTTTTCCTTCGGTGGTATCGAACTCATCGGTATGACTGCCGCCGAAGTACAAAACCCTAAAAAAGTCATGCCTAAAGCGATTAACCAAGTGGTTTGGCGTATTTTAGTCTTTTATATTGTATCGTTAACGATTATTTTATCGCTGGTGCCTTGGAATCAATTACAACTGGGTGACCTCGATAAAAGCCCCTTTGTCATGATCTTTAGTCAATTGGGCATCGATTGGGCGGCCAATCTACTCAACTTTATTATTTTAACTGCAGCACTCTCGGTATATAACAGCGGTATGTATGTGAATAGCCGTATGCTGTATAGCTTGGCGCAACAAGGGCATGCACCTAAAATTTTTGCCAAAGTAAACAAACGTAGTGTTCCAATCCCAGCGGTACTGTTCTCTGCCCTGTTAATATTCGGCTGTGTTTTACTTAACTATTTTGTCCCCGAAAAAGCTTTGAGCCATTTGATGTATGTCGTCGTTGCAACTTTAGTTTTAAACTGGGCATTGATCGCACTGACCCATCTAAAATTTATCCAATATAATAAAAAGCATCAAGTACAGACCAACTTTCGTGCGCTATTTTCACCACTCAGCAACTATATCGTTTTGGCTTTTATTGTCATGTTGTTGGTGATTATGTGGATCATGGGCTTCCAAGAATCGGTCGCACTTATTCCAGTCTGGATTGCTTTAATGGCCGTCATCTATTGGTTTATGCAACGACATAATAAAAAATCCACATAA
- the prpF gene encoding 2-methylaconitate cis-trans isomerase PrpF codes for MNHDLAQIKVAATYMRGGTSKGIFFKLEDLPAAAQVAGAARDQLLLRVMGSPDPYAKQIDGMGGASSSTSKTVILSPSQRPDHDVDYLFGQVAIDRAFVDWSGNCGNLTAAVGAFAIQQGLLAAEKIPSNGRCEVRIWQQNIQKTIIAHIPMRDGRVQELGDFELDGVTFPAAEVEIEFIDPADTGALGLFPTGQVSEILDVPDLGQFQVSMINAGIATVFLNAEDLGYNGTELQDEINNDAAALARFEKIRAYAALKMGLIQDVAEAEQRQHTPKIAFVAPAKSYQASSAKQIAAEQIDIVVRALSMGKLHHAMMGTAAVAIAAAAAVPNTLVNLAAGGGAITTLRFGHPSGILQVGAETSQQADGQWKIDKVVMSRSARILMEGWVHIPPIA; via the coding sequence ATGAATCATGATTTAGCACAAATCAAAGTTGCCGCAACGTATATGCGTGGCGGCACCAGTAAAGGGATTTTTTTTAAATTAGAAGATTTACCCGCTGCTGCACAAGTTGCAGGGGCAGCGCGTGATCAACTGTTATTACGGGTTATGGGCAGTCCAGATCCTTATGCCAAGCAAATTGATGGCATGGGCGGCGCCAGTTCGAGTACCAGTAAAACGGTCATTTTGAGTCCTAGTCAGCGTCCAGATCATGATGTGGATTATTTATTTGGACAAGTAGCAATTGATCGGGCATTTGTCGATTGGAGTGGTAATTGTGGCAATCTCACCGCAGCAGTTGGTGCTTTTGCAATCCAACAAGGTTTGCTTGCGGCAGAAAAGATTCCCAGCAATGGACGCTGTGAAGTACGTATTTGGCAGCAAAATATTCAAAAAACCATCATCGCCCATATTCCCATGCGGGATGGACGAGTACAAGAGCTTGGTGATTTTGAACTCGATGGTGTGACTTTTCCTGCTGCTGAAGTTGAGATAGAGTTTATTGATCCAGCGGATACTGGCGCCTTGGGGTTATTTCCAACAGGTCAGGTTTCAGAGATACTCGATGTGCCAGATTTAGGGCAGTTTCAGGTCAGTATGATCAATGCGGGGATTGCAACTGTTTTTCTCAATGCTGAAGATTTGGGCTACAACGGCACCGAGTTACAAGATGAGATAAACAATGATGCAGCGGCATTGGCGCGTTTCGAGAAAATACGTGCCTATGCTGCACTGAAAATGGGCTTAATCCAAGATGTGGCAGAAGCCGAGCAGCGTCAACATACGCCCAAAATTGCCTTTGTTGCACCAGCCAAATCGTATCAGGCATCCAGTGCCAAGCAGATTGCAGCAGAGCAGATCGATATTGTTGTGCGGGCTTTATCGATGGGTAAATTACACCATGCCATGATGGGAACAGCTGCGGTTGCCATTGCTGCCGCTGCCGCCGTACCCAATACGCTGGTCAATCTTGCAGCTGGCGGAGGGGCTATCACGACACTACGTTTTGGACATCCTTCGGGTATCTTACAAGTCGGTGCTGAAACCTCTCAACAAGCTGATGGTCAATGGAAAATTGACAAAGTGGTGATGAGTCGTAGTGCACGAATCTTGATGGAAGGATGGGTGCATATTCCACCAATCGCTTGA
- a CDS encoding polyprenyl synthetase family protein produces the protein MTSITTIRADVIVQAQQQIQQDLQTALDAFSLPEPLKSAVYHAVMLGGKRIRPALCYGTAALTGDNTNFAAVRRAAVAVELIHCYSLAHDDLPCMDNDSLRRGQPTCHIAYGEDKALLAGDILQSMAFEVLSSRLFDQQQPVSDSIVLKQMQILATAASKMVCGQVLDLQAEGQQVDQAQLEQIHRNKTGALIQAAILLSASTIFPSHDQAMAKLRQFGQAIGLAFQVQDDILDITADTEMLGKTAGKDIEVDKSTYPALMGLDAAKAYAEQLYQQAAEALAYFDCGATELKEISAFLWSRQN, from the coding sequence GTGACATCGATAACGACAATTCGTGCAGACGTCATCGTGCAGGCACAGCAACAGATTCAACAGGATTTGCAGACTGCATTAGATGCCTTTTCTTTGCCAGAACCTTTAAAATCAGCCGTTTATCATGCTGTAATGTTGGGGGGAAAACGCATTCGTCCCGCATTATGCTATGGCACAGCAGCTTTAACTGGCGATAATACCAATTTTGCTGCGGTGCGACGTGCCGCCGTCGCGGTTGAGCTAATTCATTGCTATTCATTGGCACATGATGATTTACCCTGTATGGATAATGATTCATTGCGTCGCGGTCAACCAACTTGTCATATTGCCTATGGTGAAGACAAGGCGCTTTTGGCGGGTGATATTTTACAGTCGATGGCTTTTGAGGTCCTGTCTAGCCGTTTATTTGATCAGCAACAGCCCGTTTCAGATTCTATTGTATTAAAACAAATGCAGATTTTGGCTACTGCTGCCTCAAAAATGGTTTGTGGTCAGGTTTTAGATTTACAAGCTGAAGGGCAACAGGTCGATCAAGCACAACTTGAACAGATTCATCGCAATAAAACCGGTGCATTGATTCAAGCTGCAATTTTACTCAGTGCCAGTACTATTTTCCCCAGTCATGATCAAGCAATGGCGAAGTTACGCCAATTTGGTCAAGCCATTGGCTTAGCGTTTCAGGTACAAGATGATATTTTAGATATTACGGCAGATACCGAAATGCTTGGCAAAACAGCTGGTAAAGATATCGAAGTCGATAAATCAACCTATCCAGCATTGATGGGATTGGATGCAGCCAAAGCCTATGCTGAACAGCTATATCAGCAAGCGGCAGAAGCTTTAGCATATTTTGACTGTGGTGCGACAGAGCTCAAAGAAATTTCAGCATTTTTATGGTCTCGACAAAATTAA
- the oxyR gene encoding LysR family transcriptional regulator OxyR, producing the protein MAALPSLRQLSYLVTLSETLHFTEAARRSFVTQSTLSGGIMELERLLGGVLVERDRQNVRLTPLGEQVVARARVLLADAQDLMRLSREMSEPLTGDLHLGIIPTIAPFILSALLEEVHQQLPKIQLHLHEAQSEKIMEKLEHGQLDMILLALPFNTRNLKVAEIAREDLYLVCNTADQNAMHATNLDELDLSHLMLLEEGHCLRDHTLSACPIDERKNDHQLKASSLPTLVEMVNSNLGFTLLPQIAVQTQFLKSQEHICAKTIANAPSRTLALITRKSTPLQNEFDVLLEILHKIMHQMDLSI; encoded by the coding sequence ATGGCTGCATTACCTTCTCTCAGACAGCTGTCATATTTAGTGACCTTATCTGAAACCCTACATTTCACGGAAGCTGCACGCCGTTCTTTTGTTACCCAGTCCACGCTATCTGGCGGCATCATGGAACTAGAACGGCTATTAGGTGGCGTATTGGTTGAACGCGATCGTCAAAACGTCCGACTGACCCCTTTGGGCGAACAAGTTGTCGCCCGAGCCCGTGTACTGTTAGCGGATGCGCAAGATTTAATGCGACTGAGCCGCGAAATGAGTGAACCCTTAACTGGGGATTTACATCTGGGGATCATCCCGACCATTGCGCCCTTTATCTTGTCAGCACTCTTAGAAGAAGTACATCAACAACTTCCCAAGATACAGCTACATTTGCATGAAGCACAAAGCGAAAAAATTATGGAAAAACTAGAGCATGGTCAGCTCGATATGATTTTACTGGCCTTGCCTTTTAATACCCGTAATCTCAAAGTCGCAGAAATTGCTAGAGAGGATCTCTACTTGGTCTGCAATACCGCAGATCAAAATGCCATGCATGCCACCAATTTAGATGAGCTGGATCTGTCTCATCTGATGTTACTTGAAGAAGGTCATTGTCTACGCGATCATACCTTGAGTGCTTGCCCGATCGATGAGCGCAAAAATGATCATCAACTCAAAGCCAGTTCACTCCCGACGTTGGTTGAAATGGTCAACTCCAATCTAGGCTTTACCTTATTGCCACAGATTGCAGTACAGACCCAATTCCTCAAGTCACAAGAGCATATCTGTGCCAAAACCATTGCCAATGCACCATCTCGTACCTTGGCTTTGATTACCCGTAAGAGCACACCTTTGCAAAATGAATTTGATGTCTTATTGGAAATCTTACACAAAATCATGCATCAAATGGACCTCAGCATCTAA
- a CDS encoding alpha/beta fold hydrolase, whose product MNHSVMPFQASPYTAYMQQTQVELSNGQRLHVEIGGAPDAPTILLVMGLGAQLLFWPNSFCHALIHQGFRVIRYDNRDIGLSSKIKHRGKRLNVIKMMGRFAVGLNNQGAPYNLYDMAEDAALLIEHLKLQSVHVIGASMGGMIAQILAAKYPDKVDKLALLFTSNNRPFLPPPYPKQLYSLLGKPQSNDEQGIIDHTVKMFNSIGSPGYVNPIESLCTARRLYQRSHYPTGVRQQFLAILCTGSLLELDQQIKADTLVIHGSRDRLLPPPHGKAVAKAISGAKFELIEGMGHDIPSHFIPQLSNLFAQHFTHKN is encoded by the coding sequence ATGAATCATAGCGTTATGCCCTTTCAAGCTTCACCCTATACTGCTTATATGCAACAAACTCAAGTTGAGTTAAGCAATGGGCAACGTTTACATGTGGAAATCGGCGGTGCACCAGATGCCCCAACAATTTTACTGGTCATGGGATTAGGTGCGCAGTTACTCTTTTGGCCGAATAGCTTTTGTCATGCTCTGATTCATCAGGGCTTTCGCGTCATTCGCTATGACAATCGCGATATCGGTCTATCCTCTAAAATCAAACATCGTGGTAAACGACTCAATGTCATCAAAATGATGGGACGTTTCGCAGTCGGCTTAAATAATCAGGGTGCCCCCTACAATCTTTATGACATGGCAGAAGATGCCGCACTCTTGATTGAGCATCTAAAACTCCAATCGGTACATGTCATTGGCGCCTCAATGGGCGGTATGATTGCACAAATATTGGCAGCAAAATATCCAGATAAAGTCGATAAACTGGCATTATTATTTACCAGTAATAATCGACCTTTTTTACCACCACCCTACCCGAAGCAGTTATATAGCTTATTGGGAAAACCCCAAAGCAATGATGAACAAGGTATTATCGACCATACAGTCAAAATGTTTAACAGCATTGGCTCACCGGGCTATGTCAATCCGATAGAAAGCCTGTGTACCGCACGGCGACTTTATCAACGCAGTCATTATCCTACTGGTGTGCGTCAACAGTTCTTAGCCATTTTATGCACTGGATCATTGCTAGAACTTGATCAACAAATCAAAGCTGACACATTGGTCATACATGGTTCACGTGATCGCTTATTACCGCCACCGCATGGCAAAGCTGTGGCAAAAGCGATATCAGGTGCTAAGTTTGAATTAATTGAAGGAATGGGGCATGATATTCCCTCGCACTTCATTCCTCAACTGAGCAATTTATTTGCGCAACATTTTACTCATAAGAACTAG
- a CDS encoding NAD(P)/FAD-dependent oxidoreductase, whose amino-acid sequence MKPIIIIGSGMAGYTLAREFRKLNKEQPLVMISADDAASYAKPTLSNALAGQKHPDQIALANAEKMSQQLNMQILQHAWVEAIHATTHQIQVLHNGQQQQLEYDKLILAVGADPIRLNIAGDRGNDLYAVNCLDEYRAFREKLAQSNHKRVLILGAGLIGCEFANDLQHTDHQVTVVDLAPQVLARLLPTHVADQFQHDLEQIGIKFILGTTVQSIEQEQQHYRVNLANQQHCEADIILSAIGLQPRLALAKQAQLNTSRGIITNQQLATNQADIFAIGDCAEVNGMLLPYVMPLMQQARALAKTLNGEETAVHYPAMPIAVKTPAAPLTLLPIADNIIVEWQTEHFEDGLLSTATDADGRLRGFVLLGATAAKQRLSLSKQVPDLLPLPLHLQPSAG is encoded by the coding sequence ATGAAACCGATCATTATCATTGGCTCAGGTATGGCTGGCTACACACTGGCACGAGAATTTAGAAAACTCAACAAAGAACAGCCGTTGGTGATGATCAGTGCAGACGATGCTGCCAGTTATGCTAAACCCACGCTTTCGAATGCGCTGGCAGGTCAAAAACATCCGGATCAAATTGCTTTAGCCAATGCTGAAAAAATGTCTCAACAACTCAATATGCAAATTTTACAGCATGCTTGGGTTGAAGCGATTCATGCCACTACGCACCAAATACAGGTTTTACACAATGGACAACAGCAACAACTGGAGTATGACAAGTTAATTTTGGCTGTGGGCGCTGATCCTATTCGCTTAAATATTGCGGGTGATCGCGGTAACGATCTTTATGCCGTCAATTGTTTAGATGAATATCGAGCCTTTCGTGAAAAACTGGCACAAAGCAATCATAAACGTGTGCTTATTTTAGGTGCAGGCTTGATTGGCTGTGAATTTGCCAACGATTTACAACATACCGACCATCAAGTCACCGTAGTTGACTTGGCACCACAGGTATTAGCACGCTTATTGCCAACGCATGTCGCAGATCAGTTCCAACATGATTTAGAACAAATTGGGATTAAATTTATTTTAGGCACGACAGTACAAAGCATTGAGCAAGAACAACAACACTACCGCGTCAATCTTGCCAATCAACAACACTGTGAGGCTGATATTATTTTATCTGCAATTGGGCTACAACCGCGTTTAGCCCTGGCCAAACAAGCCCAACTCAACACCAGCCGGGGTATTATCACCAATCAACAATTGGCAACCAATCAAGCAGATATTTTTGCAATCGGCGATTGTGCTGAAGTCAACGGCATGTTATTACCCTATGTTATGCCGTTGATGCAACAAGCTCGTGCTTTGGCCAAAACCTTAAATGGTGAAGAAACAGCGGTGCACTATCCAGCTATGCCGATTGCAGTAAAAACCCCAGCAGCACCGCTGACATTATTACCAATCGCAGACAACATTATCGTAGAATGGCAAACCGAACACTTTGAAGATGGTTTATTATCTACCGCAACCGATGCAGACGGTCGCTTACGTGGCTTTGTACTGTTGGGCGCAACTGCTGCAAAACAACGACTCAGCCTGAGCAAACAAGTGCCAGACTTGCTGCCACTTCCGCTGCATTTACAGCCATCTGCTGGCTAA
- the rubA gene encoding rubredoxin RubA, giving the protein MKKFQCIVCGFIYDESEGWPEDGIAPGTAWDDVPDDWTCPDCGVSKADFEMVEI; this is encoded by the coding sequence ATGAAGAAATTTCAATGTATCGTGTGTGGGTTTATCTATGATGAATCCGAAGGTTGGCCAGAAGATGGCATCGCGCCAGGTACCGCATGGGATGATGTTCCCGATGATTGGACTTGCCCAGACTGCGGTGTTTCCAAGGCTGATTTTGAAATGGTCGAAATCTAA
- the lysS gene encoding lysine--tRNA ligase → MTQNNAQSTSEQHISENDLIAQRHAKLKQIQAHAEEQGSSAWPNQFKREHYAEDLQQQFAELGKAEIEAAEPVYVAVAGRVMLNRGSFIVIQDMTGRIQLYVDRKALPADTLTAIKSLDLGDIIAIKGYIGRSGKGDLYVHIEHFELLTKSLRPLPDKFHGLNDTEVKYRQRYLDLMVNEETRKTFEIRAKVIAGIREYLIAQRFMEVETPMMHIIPGGASARPFETHHNALDMPLYLRIAPELYLKRLVVGGFERVFEINRNFRNEGVSTRHNPEFTMIEFYQAYADYKDLMELTENMLEKLALDILGTTDVPYQDEVFSFKGPFKKISMFDAILEHNPEMTADNVADREFLAKFATEQLKQQVKPNFGLGKLQTIVFEETVETQLRQPTFITEYPAETSPLARRNDDNPHITDRFEFFIGGRELANGFSELNDPIDQAERFQAQVAEKDAGDDEAMHYDADFIEALEYGLPPTAGEGIGIDRLVMLFANAASIRDVILFPHMRRKDV, encoded by the coding sequence ATGACGCAAAACAATGCTCAATCGACTTCTGAACAACACATTTCCGAAAACGATTTAATTGCACAGCGTCATGCCAAGCTTAAGCAAATCCAAGCGCATGCCGAAGAGCAAGGCAGCAGTGCTTGGCCGAACCAGTTTAAACGCGAGCACTATGCCGAAGATTTACAACAACAATTTGCTGAACTAGGCAAGGCAGAGATTGAAGCCGCTGAGCCGGTATATGTGGCTGTTGCCGGTCGTGTCATGCTTAACCGTGGTTCATTTATTGTCATTCAAGACATGACAGGGCGTATCCAGCTCTATGTCGATCGTAAAGCGTTGCCTGCAGATACTTTGACGGCGATTAAATCGTTAGACTTGGGCGATATTATTGCGATTAAAGGTTATATTGGTCGTTCTGGTAAAGGTGATTTATATGTGCACATTGAGCATTTTGAATTACTGACCAAGTCTTTACGCCCATTACCCGATAAGTTTCATGGTTTAAACGATACTGAAGTCAAGTACCGCCAACGTTATTTAGACTTAATGGTCAATGAAGAAACCCGTAAAACGTTTGAAATTCGTGCCAAAGTTATCGCGGGTATTCGTGAATATCTTATCGCTCAGCGTTTTATGGAAGTAGAAACCCCGATGATGCACATTATCCCAGGCGGGGCTTCTGCGCGTCCATTTGAAACACATCACAATGCTTTGGATATGCCGTTATATCTACGTATTGCTCCGGAACTTTATCTAAAACGTTTGGTGGTTGGTGGTTTCGAACGGGTTTTTGAAATTAACCGAAACTTCCGTAATGAAGGTGTGTCTACACGGCATAATCCAGAATTTACCATGATTGAGTTCTATCAAGCTTATGCAGATTATAAGGACTTGATGGAATTGACTGAAAACATGCTCGAAAAGCTGGCTTTAGATATCTTGGGTACAACCGATGTACCTTATCAAGATGAAGTCTTTAGCTTTAAAGGACCATTCAAGAAAATTTCGATGTTTGATGCCATCTTAGAGCATAATCCTGAGATGACAGCTGACAATGTCGCAGATCGCGAGTTCTTGGCAAAATTTGCAACAGAGCAGTTAAAACAACAAGTTAAACCAAATTTTGGCTTGGGTAAATTACAAACCATCGTATTTGAAGAGACGGTTGAAACACAATTACGCCAGCCGACTTTTATTACCGAATATCCGGCAGAAACCTCACCACTTGCACGTCGTAATGATGATAATCCGCATATTACCGATCGCTTTGAGTTTTTCATTGGTGGTCGTGAATTGGCAAATGGATTCTCTGAGTTAAATGACCCTATCGATCAGGCAGAACGTTTCCAAGCCCAAGTTGCAGAAAAAGATGCAGGTGATGATGAAGCAATGCATTATGATGCCGACTTTATTGAAGCACTAGAATATGGTTTACCGCCTACAGCGGGTGAAGGGATTGGTATTGACCGTCTGGTCATGTTGTTTGCCAATGCTGCCAGTATTCGTGATGTGATTTTGTTCCCACATATGCGTCGTAAGGATGTTTAA